The following coding sequences are from one Wenzhouxiangella sp. AB-CW3 window:
- a CDS encoding NuoB/complex I 20 kDa subunit family protein translates to MGVVSNLLHNPSPDGPVDDILRPEADNPLLEKGFVTTSADALINWARTGSMWPVTFGLACCAVEMMHSAASRYDLDRFGMIFRPSPRQSDVMIVAGTLCNKMAPALRKVYDQMPDPKWVISMGSCANGGGYYHYSYAVTRGCDRIVPVDIYVPGCPPTAEALVYGVLQLYKKIRRTNTIARS, encoded by the coding sequence ATGGGAGTAGTCAGCAATCTTCTGCATAACCCGTCACCGGACGGGCCGGTCGATGACATCCTGCGCCCGGAGGCCGACAACCCGCTGCTGGAAAAGGGTTTCGTGACCACCAGTGCCGATGCCCTGATCAACTGGGCGCGAACCGGCAGCATGTGGCCGGTGACCTTCGGGCTGGCCTGCTGTGCCGTCGAGATGATGCATTCGGCCGCGTCGCGCTACGATCTCGACCGCTTCGGCATGATCTTTCGCCCCAGCCCCCGGCAGTCCGATGTCATGATCGTGGCCGGCACCCTGTGCAACAAGATGGCGCCGGCACTGCGCAAGGTCTACGACCAGATGCCCGACCCGAAGTGGGTCATCTCCATGGGTTCGTGTGCCAACGGCGGTGGCTACTACCATTATTCCTATGCCGTAACCCGGGGCTGCGACCGCATCGTGCCGGTTGACATCTACGTGCCCGGTTGCCCGCCGACAGCCGAAGCGCTGGTCTACGGCGTGCTCCAGCTCTACAAGAAGATCCGTCGCACCAACACCATCGCGCGCTCATGA
- a CDS encoding NADH-quinone oxidoreductase subunit A — protein MLAEYFPILLFLAIATGMGVALLIVGGILGPRNPSDEKLSPYECGFEAFEDSRMKFDVRFYLVAILFIIFDLEIAFLFPWAVALDHVGMTGLVAMGVFLLILVIGFIYEWKKGALEWE, from the coding sequence ATGCTGGCAGAGTACTTCCCTATCCTGCTGTTCCTGGCGATTGCAACCGGGATGGGTGTGGCTTTGCTGATTGTTGGCGGTATTCTCGGACCGCGCAACCCCTCCGACGAAAAGCTTTCACCCTACGAATGCGGCTTCGAGGCCTTTGAAGACTCCCGCATGAAGTTCGATGTGCGCTTCTACCTGGTCGCCATCCTCTTCATTATTTTCGATCTGGAAATTGCCTTCCTGTTTCCCTGGGCGGTGGCCCTGGATCATGTCGGCATGACCGGCCTGGTGGCCATGGGCGTGTTTCTGCTCATCCTGGTCATCGGTTTCATTTACGAATGGAAGAAGGGGGCGCTGGAATGGGAGTAG
- the secG gene encoding preprotein translocase subunit SecG, protein MYTVLIVFHVLLAAALIAIVLVQRGPGATMGAAFGAGASGTVFGSRGAAGFLTKLTSWLGVGFFAISLSMAVMVARSGGVGEAPDDLGVAAQVAPLPTAEEVEAGDAEEFLALPGDEEDEDESVMDDEVFPEPPEE, encoded by the coding sequence ATGTACACGGTTTTAATCGTATTTCACGTTCTGCTGGCCGCGGCGTTGATCGCCATCGTGCTGGTTCAGCGGGGCCCGGGTGCCACCATGGGTGCGGCCTTCGGTGCAGGCGCCTCGGGCACCGTATTCGGTTCGCGCGGCGCTGCCGGCTTTCTGACCAAGCTCACCAGCTGGCTGGGTGTCGGATTCTTTGCCATCAGCCTGTCAATGGCGGTCATGGTGGCTCGCTCCGGCGGAGTGGGCGAAGCGCCCGATGATCTCGGTGTGGCCGCCCAGGTCGCGCCGCTGCCCACGGCCGAGGAAGTCGAGGCAGGTGATGCCGAGGAGTTCCTCGCACTGCCGGGCGACGAAGAGGATGAAGATGAGTCCGTGATGGACGATGAAGTGTTCCCGGAGCCGCCGGAAGAATAA
- the tpiA gene encoding triose-phosphate isomerase produces MRNKLIAGNWKMNGTKPEIRSLIGGILSRLDPERSAEVMVLPPFPYIPLVQSLLDHTPVLLGGQDLSPHASGAYTGDVSGSMLADWNCGYVLVGHSERRALHGETSAQVAEKFVAAQEAGLQPILCVGETLDEREAGRTREVVGGQIGAVIEAAGINAFSRAVVAYEPVWAIGTGQTATPEQAQEIHAGIRAQLSAEDATIGGRVRILYGGSVKPDNAAELFACEDIDGGLIGGASLKAESFMAIYQAA; encoded by the coding sequence ATGCGAAACAAGCTGATTGCCGGCAACTGGAAGATGAACGGTACGAAGCCGGAGATCCGGAGTCTGATAGGCGGCATTCTTTCCCGACTGGACCCGGAGCGGTCAGCCGAAGTCATGGTGCTGCCCCCGTTTCCGTATATCCCGCTGGTGCAGTCTCTACTCGATCACACCCCGGTGCTGCTCGGCGGGCAGGATTTGAGCCCGCATGCTTCCGGCGCCTATACCGGGGATGTGTCCGGTTCCATGCTGGCCGACTGGAACTGCGGCTACGTCCTGGTGGGCCACTCCGAACGCCGCGCCCTGCACGGTGAAACCAGTGCGCAGGTCGCCGAGAAGTTCGTCGCGGCCCAGGAAGCCGGTCTGCAGCCGATCCTTTGTGTCGGGGAAACCCTGGACGAGCGCGAGGCCGGGCGGACCCGCGAGGTGGTCGGCGGCCAGATCGGTGCGGTCATCGAAGCGGCCGGCATCAATGCCTTTTCCAGGGCGGTGGTGGCCTACGAGCCTGTCTGGGCCATCGGCACCGGGCAGACAGCGACGCCGGAACAGGCACAGGAAATCCATGCCGGTATCCGTGCGCAATTGTCAGCAGAGGATGCTACAATAGGCGGTCGGGTCAGGATCCTTTACGGCGGAAGCGTCAAGCCCGACAATGCCGCCGAATTGTTTGCCTGTGAAGACATCGACGGTGGCCTGATTGGCGGCGCATCGCTGAAGGCCGAATCGTTTATGGCCATCTACCAGGCGGCCTGA
- a CDS encoding YceI family protein — protein sequence MKTRIIAAICLLALAAPLKADNHAEHYVIDTPGAHAFIQFKISHLGFSWLYGRFNDFEGEFTYDPDTPENSSVEVTVQTASVDSNHERRDDHLRNEDFLTVEEYPEAHFRSTAFERVEEGQYRMTGEFTLLGVTRELDIDVEHVGAGEDPWGNYRRGFHGTTTFRLADFGIDYDLGEEAEVIKIILDIEGILKTDD from the coding sequence ATGAAGACCCGAATCATCGCCGCCATCTGCCTGCTGGCACTGGCCGCTCCGCTCAAGGCCGACAACCATGCCGAGCACTACGTGATTGACACCCCCGGCGCCCATGCCTTCATCCAGTTCAAGATTTCCCACCTGGGCTTTTCCTGGCTGTATGGACGCTTCAACGACTTCGAGGGCGAGTTCACCTATGACCCCGACACCCCCGAAAACTCCTCGGTGGAAGTGACAGTGCAGACCGCCAGTGTCGACTCGAACCATGAGCGCCGCGACGATCACCTGCGCAACGAGGACTTCCTCACCGTGGAAGAGTATCCCGAGGCCCACTTCCGCTCGACGGCCTTCGAGCGCGTCGAAGAAGGCCAGTACCGCATGACCGGTGAATTCACCCTGCTCGGCGTCACCCGCGAACTGGACATCGACGTCGAACATGTCGGCGCCGGCGAAGACCCCTGGGGCAACTACCGCCGCGGCTTCCACGGCACCACCACCTTCCGCCTGGCCGACTTCGGCATCGACTACGACCTCGGCGAAGAAGCCGAAGTCATCAAAATCATCCTGGACATAGAAGGCATCCTGAAAACCGACGACTAA
- a CDS encoding DUF2845 domain-containing protein: MSMRFVLIAGLLLLPPAAWSSADSLHCGSRLVRAGDPIWQVARQCPEPFWRESYDRASGADRRGRPLAMQRVEIWTLNFGQRRFMRQLVFVDGRLSRIDSLGYGVDHRPGSRRCNPNELRNAGDTIAEVFARCGEPDYSYELPSPAHYGYHGGRTDTRERLSWTYDFGPRQHPRELLFVDGRLHRIRSERR, from the coding sequence ATGAGCATGAGATTCGTCCTGATTGCCGGCCTGCTGTTGCTGCCGCCTGCCGCCTGGTCCTCGGCCGATTCGCTGCATTGCGGATCGCGGCTGGTGCGCGCCGGCGACCCGATCTGGCAGGTGGCGCGCCAGTGCCCTGAACCGTTCTGGCGCGAAAGCTACGACCGGGCCAGCGGCGCCGATCGTCGGGGCCGTCCGCTCGCCATGCAGCGCGTGGAGATCTGGACACTCAATTTCGGGCAGCGCCGTTTCATGCGCCAACTGGTGTTTGTCGACGGTCGCCTGAGCCGCATCGATTCCCTGGGCTACGGCGTCGACCACCGCCCCGGAAGCCGGCGCTGCAATCCCAACGAACTGAGAAATGCGGGCGACACCATTGCCGAGGTCTTCGCCCGCTGCGGCGAGCCGGACTACAGTTACGAACTGCCTTCACCGGCCCACTACGGCTACCACGGCGGCCGGACGGACACTCGCGAAAGATTGAGCTGGACTTATGACTTCGGCCCCCGCCAGCATCCCCGGGAGTTGCTGTTTGTCGACGGCCGGCTGCACAGGATCAGGTCCGAGCGGCGTTGA
- the pmbA gene encoding metalloprotease PmbA, with protein MSNSELKGSGINALLHDPDREIDLLIDIATRVIDQARAGGADQAEVSINSSLAREAGVRMGEIETLEEARDRGVRVTVYRQQCAGSASTGDLRADVIDETVERALAIARHTQPDRDAGLADAALMATDITDLDLWHPADLGLDVLAERAREIEAVGRDADTRIANTEGASVSTEAGVAVYANSHGFVASSRGTRFSQSCVLIARDEAGMQRDFDYDTARAFGELAAPEVTGREAARRTLRRLGSKRIPTGRVPVLFSPETARGLIGHLVAAASGSNLYRRSSYLLDAAGQSVMPDWASLVERPRLPSAARSSCFDGDGVATRESALVDAGVLKRYVLGSYSARRLGLKTTANAGGVRNLELVGGASTQEQLIQDMERGLVVTELMGQGVNLVTGDYSRGAAGFWVENGEIAWPVEEITIAGHLRDMLGNLRAAGTDIDPRHNIRTGSLLLDEMTVAGQGDD; from the coding sequence ATGAGTAACAGCGAACTGAAAGGCAGCGGGATCAATGCCCTGCTGCACGATCCGGACCGTGAGATCGACTTGCTGATCGATATTGCAACCCGGGTCATCGACCAGGCCAGGGCTGGCGGTGCCGACCAGGCCGAGGTCAGCATCAACTCCAGCCTGGCCCGTGAAGCCGGTGTGCGAATGGGCGAAATCGAAACCCTGGAAGAGGCCCGGGATCGCGGAGTACGAGTGACGGTCTATCGGCAGCAGTGCGCCGGCAGCGCCAGCACGGGCGACCTCAGAGCCGATGTCATCGACGAAACCGTCGAGCGGGCCCTGGCCATTGCCCGGCACACCCAGCCTGACCGCGACGCGGGCCTGGCCGATGCCGCCCTCATGGCCACCGACATCACCGACCTGGACCTGTGGCATCCCGCCGATCTCGGGCTGGATGTCCTGGCCGAGCGCGCGCGAGAGATCGAGGCGGTTGGCCGGGATGCCGACACGCGCATTGCCAATACCGAGGGCGCCAGTGTCAGCACCGAGGCCGGCGTGGCCGTGTATGCCAACAGCCATGGCTTTGTCGCCAGCAGCCGAGGTACCCGCTTTTCCCAGAGTTGCGTGCTGATCGCGCGTGATGAGGCCGGCATGCAGCGGGATTTCGACTATGACACGGCGCGTGCCTTCGGCGAGCTGGCCGCTCCAGAGGTAACCGGCCGCGAAGCCGCCCGCCGAACGCTGCGCCGGCTCGGGTCGAAACGAATCCCGACCGGCCGGGTGCCGGTATTGTTCAGCCCGGAAACGGCCCGGGGGCTGATCGGACACCTGGTAGCCGCGGCCTCCGGCAGCAATCTCTACCGTCGCTCGAGCTACCTGCTTGATGCGGCCGGACAGTCCGTCATGCCGGACTGGGCGTCGCTGGTTGAGCGGCCGCGCCTGCCGAGCGCGGCACGTTCCTCGTGCTTTGATGGCGATGGCGTGGCCACCCGGGAATCGGCCCTGGTCGATGCCGGTGTCCTCAAGCGGTATGTGCTGGGCAGCTATTCGGCGCGGCGTCTGGGCCTGAAAACAACCGCCAACGCCGGGGGCGTGAGAAACCTCGAGCTGGTCGGCGGCGCTTCCACCCAGGAGCAGTTGATCCAGGACATGGAGCGCGGGCTGGTGGTGACCGAACTCATGGGGCAGGGCGTGAACCTGGTCACCGGCGACTACTCCCGCGGCGCCGCGGGCTTCTGGGTGGAAAACGGCGAAATCGCCTGGCCGGTGGAGGAAATCACGATCGCCGGACACCTGCGCGACATGCTGGGCAATCTGCGTGCCGCCGGCACCGATATTGATCCTCGACACAACATCCGCACCGGGTCGCTGCTGCTTGACGAAATGACCGTGGCCGGCCAGGGAGATGACTGA
- the tldD gene encoding metalloprotease TldD, with the protein MYERVLDQLLTPAGLGEHELEMALGRLVSSQIDFGELYFQRRVSEGWSLEDGAVKGGSYDADQGIGVRAVAGAGTGFAYADTISLPSLIDAAASARAIARQGSSGSLQVGRAAPVPARYISDDPTVSGRASDRVELLRTIDAYVRSLDDRVSQVSVSLNASHESILVTATDGVVGGDVRPLVRLDIRVLMEDGDRREQGFSGGGGRYRIAQLMAPEFWQHHASEAVRQATVNLGAEPAPAGYMTVVLGSGWPGVLLHEAVGHGLEGDFNRKGISAFSGRIGERVATEACTVVDDGTLADRRGSLSIDDEGTPTNCTTLIENGRLVGYMQDRLNARLMGVEPTGNGRRESFAHLPMPRMTNTYMLPGEHDPGEIISSVDDGIYAVNFNGGQVDITSGKFVFAASEAYRIKNGKLGPAIKGATLIGNGPDVLTRVGMVGNDLALDSGVGVCGKEGQGVPVGVGQPTLRIDGLTVGGTD; encoded by the coding sequence ATGTACGAACGGGTTCTCGATCAACTGCTCACGCCGGCCGGGCTCGGAGAGCACGAGCTGGAAATGGCACTGGGCCGGCTGGTGTCCAGCCAGATCGATTTTGGCGAGCTTTACTTCCAGCGACGGGTGTCGGAAGGCTGGTCGCTGGAGGACGGAGCCGTCAAGGGCGGCAGTTACGATGCAGACCAGGGCATTGGCGTGCGCGCCGTGGCCGGTGCCGGTACCGGCTTTGCCTACGCCGACACCATCAGCCTGCCCTCACTGATCGACGCGGCCGCCAGTGCCCGTGCAATTGCCCGCCAGGGCAGTTCGGGAAGTCTCCAGGTGGGCCGCGCCGCACCGGTGCCGGCGCGCTACATTTCCGACGACCCCACCGTCAGTGGCCGTGCTTCCGACCGGGTCGAGCTGCTCAGAACCATCGATGCCTACGTGCGTTCTCTCGATGACCGGGTAAGCCAGGTCAGCGTCAGTCTCAACGCCAGTCACGAGTCGATCCTGGTCACGGCCACCGACGGTGTGGTCGGCGGCGATGTCAGGCCCCTGGTGCGTCTGGATATCCGGGTGCTGATGGAAGACGGTGACCGCCGCGAACAGGGTTTTTCCGGCGGTGGCGGACGTTACCGGATTGCGCAGCTGATGGCGCCGGAGTTCTGGCAGCATCATGCCAGCGAGGCGGTCCGCCAGGCGACCGTGAACCTGGGAGCCGAGCCGGCACCGGCCGGCTACATGACCGTGGTGCTGGGCTCCGGCTGGCCCGGCGTTCTGCTGCACGAAGCAGTGGGCCATGGCCTGGAAGGGGATTTCAACCGCAAGGGCATTTCGGCGTTTTCCGGGCGCATCGGTGAGCGGGTGGCGACCGAAGCCTGCACCGTGGTCGATGACGGCACCCTGGCTGACCGTCGTGGTTCGCTCAGCATCGATGATGAAGGTACGCCGACGAACTGCACCACCCTGATTGAAAACGGCCGGCTGGTCGGCTACATGCAGGATCGGCTCAATGCGCGGCTCATGGGCGTCGAGCCCACGGGCAATGGTCGCCGCGAGTCATTCGCCCACCTGCCAATGCCACGCATGACTAATACCTACATGCTGCCCGGTGAGCACGATCCGGGCGAAATCATCTCCTCGGTCGACGATGGCATCTACGCGGTCAACTTCAACGGCGGGCAGGTCGATATCACGTCCGGCAAGTTCGTGTTTGCCGCCTCCGAGGCCTACCGCATCAAGAACGGCAAGCTGGGCCCGGCCATCAAGGGGGCGACCCTGATCGGCAACGGACCGGACGTGCTCACGCGGGTGGGTATGGTCGGCAACGACCTGGCCCTGGACTCCGGCGTGGGCGTGTGCGGCAAGGAAGGCCAGGGAGTGCCGGTGGGCGTGGGGCAGCCCACACTGCGTATTGATGGGCTGACTGTCGGCGGAACCGACTGA